One Roseimaritima multifibrata DNA window includes the following coding sequences:
- a CDS encoding LptE family protein translates to MAMPFAHGTKHLGKAKQASATAPSGFRSRRTLLVTLLAAIACVGCAGYQVGPYAMFRSDIRTIYVPIVRNDTFRHDLGVRLTEALIVEIESRTPYKVVGNPTADSTLSARFVTQTKRVLTETSGDDPRALDAILSVQATWIDRQGTRLMENQLIPDESLIYTFTQGGRFVPEAGQPIETETQHAIDDLAQRIVSHMEMRW, encoded by the coding sequence ATGGCTATGCCGTTTGCTCACGGTACGAAACATCTCGGTAAAGCCAAACAGGCTTCGGCGACAGCCCCATCAGGGTTCCGCAGTCGCCGAACCTTGCTTGTTACGTTGCTTGCTGCAATCGCATGCGTCGGCTGTGCTGGTTATCAAGTTGGCCCGTATGCGATGTTCCGAAGCGACATCCGCACGATCTATGTACCGATCGTGCGAAACGATACGTTTCGCCATGACTTAGGGGTTCGTCTGACCGAAGCCCTGATCGTCGAAATCGAATCTCGTACGCCCTATAAAGTAGTCGGCAACCCGACCGCAGACAGCACCCTCAGCGCCCGCTTTGTGACGCAAACCAAACGAGTCCTCACGGAAACGTCCGGTGACGATCCGCGAGCCTTGGATGCGATCCTATCGGTGCAGGCAACATGGATCGATCGTCAGGGAACTCGGCTGATGGAAAATCAACTGATCCCCGATGAAAGCTTGATCTACACCTTCACGCAAGGCGGGCGTTTCGTCCCCGAAGCCGGTCAGCCGATCGAAACGGAAACTCAACACGCCATCGACGATCTCGCCCAACGAATCGTTTCCCACATGGAAATGCGTTGGTAG
- a CDS encoding tetratricopeptide repeat protein has translation MSVAKILFSKKIQRIHCRKTLVALSICWLGLSGCQSLTGNRSAETRTLEGPPPANQPVSFNETAAYEEDEESGIRATTESSTNRVVSFMTGREPLNKAKAKELYLEGDRVFRSAAGLPRDQAKKKYEEAAKLFIRCGQAHPGSAIEQDALLMTGESYFFADRLTDAEDAFAKLQKEHPRNQHNDRAAARLFEISQYWIETEKAGNSTWMPLNFFDPARPFIDADGHAIRVLDNIRYNDPTGVLSDDATMAAGVEKMRQEKYQDADDFFTDLRQTFPDSEHQFNAHIMGLRCKLLIYAGPSYSGVMLDEADKLLSQTRKRFPDRMSDAKLSEELARIGAEIDFKKAEKLENRAAYRKRRSEYGAARVYYREILEKHPSTPFADKAREALAQMDGKPDVPGRPLDWVADLFPTERRSKPLILSNDAALSR, from the coding sequence ATGTCTGTCGCGAAAATATTGTTTTCCAAAAAGATTCAGCGAATCCATTGCCGCAAAACGTTGGTCGCACTATCGATCTGCTGGTTGGGACTTAGTGGCTGCCAGTCGCTGACGGGAAATCGTTCTGCAGAGACGCGAACGCTTGAAGGGCCGCCCCCTGCAAATCAGCCTGTTTCGTTTAACGAAACGGCTGCTTATGAAGAGGACGAAGAATCAGGTATTCGGGCTACTACGGAATCATCGACCAATCGCGTGGTCAGTTTTATGACCGGGCGTGAGCCTCTAAACAAAGCAAAAGCCAAAGAGCTGTATCTAGAGGGGGATCGCGTCTTTCGTTCGGCCGCGGGCCTACCCCGTGACCAAGCCAAAAAGAAGTACGAGGAAGCTGCCAAGTTGTTCATTCGATGCGGCCAAGCTCACCCGGGATCGGCGATCGAGCAAGATGCCTTGCTGATGACCGGTGAAAGCTACTTCTTTGCGGACCGGCTGACGGATGCCGAGGACGCTTTTGCAAAACTGCAGAAGGAACATCCCCGCAACCAACATAATGACCGCGCCGCCGCTCGTCTGTTTGAAATCAGTCAGTATTGGATTGAAACCGAAAAGGCGGGGAACAGCACCTGGATGCCGCTGAACTTCTTTGATCCGGCTCGACCCTTCATCGACGCCGATGGGCACGCCATTCGAGTCCTGGATAACATCCGTTACAACGACCCGACGGGCGTCCTTTCCGATGATGCGACGATGGCGGCCGGCGTCGAAAAGATGCGTCAGGAAAAATACCAGGACGCGGACGATTTCTTCACCGATCTTCGGCAAACATTCCCCGACAGCGAGCACCAATTTAACGCTCACATCATGGGGCTACGTTGCAAACTGTTGATCTACGCCGGCCCCAGTTACAGCGGGGTCATGCTGGACGAAGCGGACAAGCTGCTGAGCCAGACTCGCAAACGTTTTCCGGACCGCATGTCCGATGCAAAGCTGAGCGAAGAATTGGCCCGGATCGGAGCCGAAATCGATTTCAAAAAAGCTGAAAAACTAGAAAACCGGGCGGCCTACCGAAAACGGCGAAGTGAATACGGAGCCGCTCGTGTTTACTATCGCGAGATCCTTGAAAAGCACCCTTCGACTCCTTTTGCTGACAAGGCAAGAGAAGCGCTCGCACAGATGGACGGGAAACCGGATGTCCCTGGACGTCCACTCGACTGGGTCGCCGATCTCTTCCCGACTGAGCGTCGCAGTAAACCGCTGATCCTTTCCAACGATGCCGCGCTAAGTCGCTAG
- the recO gene encoding DNA repair protein RecO, translated as MEKSDAIVLRTIEFSETSLIVTLLTREFGKLGAIAKGARRPKGPFESALNLLSVCRIVVIRKANDNLDLLTEAKLERRFRATELPGLTQQQRLNRLYAGYYIAEMLRLWTDDSDPHPDLYDATLQTLKRIDGDAPLGASVLAFELQAIHLLGHGPRTDSCVDCSAPMDHRSPNFDKKTVTFGLLEGGVLCDRCSPNHHQTVVCSPNALQALQKGLCLEGIPPETFTPANYSELRPLVSRYIVTMLGFVPRMSRFLPTAVDV; from the coding sequence ATGGAAAAATCGGACGCGATCGTCCTCCGCACGATCGAATTCAGTGAAACCAGTTTGATCGTGACCCTGCTGACAAGGGAATTCGGCAAATTGGGAGCGATCGCCAAAGGGGCCAGACGCCCCAAAGGGCCCTTCGAAAGTGCCCTAAACCTGTTGTCGGTCTGCCGAATCGTGGTGATTCGCAAAGCGAACGACAACCTGGATCTGCTTACCGAAGCCAAATTGGAACGCCGCTTCCGAGCGACTGAACTGCCGGGGCTGACGCAACAGCAGCGTCTGAACCGTCTTTATGCAGGCTATTATATTGCCGAGATGCTCCGGTTGTGGACCGACGACAGTGACCCACATCCCGATCTATACGACGCCACCCTACAAACCCTTAAGCGAATCGATGGGGATGCCCCTTTGGGGGCGTCGGTCCTAGCGTTCGAACTCCAAGCAATCCATCTGCTGGGCCATGGCCCACGGACCGACAGCTGCGTCGACTGTTCGGCTCCGATGGACCATCGTTCCCCGAATTTCGACAAAAAAACGGTCACTTTTGGGTTGCTTGAAGGTGGGGTTTTGTGCGATAGGTGCAGTCCGAATCACCATCAAACCGTTGTCTGCTCACCAAATGCATTGCAAGCATTGCAAAAAGGGCTCTGTTTGGAAGGTATTCCCCCGGAAACTTTCACGCCGGCCAACTATAGCGAACTCCGCCCGTTGGTCAGCCGATACATAGTAACGATGTTAGGGTTTGTACCGCGGATGAGCCGCTTTCTGCCAACCGCCGTCGACGTTTAG
- a CDS encoding COG1361 family protein, which yields MFGAPKNLFVFAILVGLYAQPLAAQHVYSDEGVRPVVGKQPSAHSSHSNTQQKSPGLLGRLMSFGRSDEEPRTRAIPPDESREPADWTGVPYHEPTSGHGQSATTHPVADPSNLRISSRAGSVFSRSESARRSGSNLGPVPTPPPVSKVNKSEGTRAAVVRETTIGTEPDEFSATYSSRRSGRRDLDPMDVEVLSSSDLEQSKLAGGGIGNRATTIDDEPSVQQRALPTSENPVGDRLAQREPASAGSGANRPMGIPSAAENASSANPSGGHPALMPPSLAKRNQASPSPAPAAPETKRPASTLSIPASELAVRKPVQAKPSQNALTLGLPEGSSPTPAVPSSPSDILQMPVAPEVPALESPSAIGSGVAADTKSPKETKSIPGAQGQWIKNGELPKTAEIVEQRTHSLPVEIPGLRVVAEGPAQIMIRQPTEYVIRVENRGAIAAPGIVVRTSIPDWIVVRNKAASVGQIDTESDAKSSELMWRIAKLAPGATEKLTLQVEANRSGTFGVDVDWTLLPQKHNLMVNVHEPKLEIMIEGPDQVVFGQSETFKVRVLNPGNGVAANVVFTLSPNSATPQTQKVGSIPSGKEAQFEVELTAQDLGELKIHGLATGDLQLRSEQTKTIRVAAAQLEAMLTGPPLRYQNGEATYRLQIKNTGLAASENVAAQLRIPAGVEYLDGLTNAKSAAGMLRWEVGNMAAGESREFTIRCKLNQTGAHLLAFQCQGTAAGKAAVSLTTKVEAIADLVLTINDPPAPAPVSEDVVYELVIHNRGSKAARDVSALTHFSDNIEPARIEGQTGKVSTGQVVFDSIPQINPGQTVKLRIVAQAVKAGLHRFRAEISSGDTVLVAEEATRYLSPADEEISRRSSESVAW from the coding sequence ATGTTCGGCGCCCCCAAGAATCTGTTTGTATTTGCCATCCTGGTCGGGTTATACGCCCAGCCGTTAGCTGCTCAGCATGTCTACAGTGATGAGGGGGTAAGACCGGTTGTTGGCAAACAGCCGTCGGCCCATTCCTCGCATTCCAATACTCAGCAAAAGTCGCCCGGTCTGCTCGGTCGATTGATGAGTTTTGGTCGGAGCGATGAGGAACCGCGAACGCGTGCCATTCCTCCGGACGAGAGCCGTGAACCTGCGGACTGGACCGGAGTTCCCTACCACGAACCGACTTCGGGGCACGGTCAATCCGCGACGACGCATCCGGTTGCGGATCCGTCGAATTTGCGAATTTCGTCTCGAGCCGGCAGTGTCTTTTCGCGATCCGAAAGCGCACGACGCAGCGGGTCGAATCTGGGGCCCGTGCCTACGCCGCCGCCGGTTAGCAAGGTCAATAAATCCGAAGGGACGCGGGCCGCTGTGGTCCGAGAGACCACGATCGGAACCGAACCGGATGAATTTTCCGCCACATACAGCAGTCGTCGTTCGGGACGCCGCGATCTGGACCCGATGGACGTCGAAGTCCTTTCCTCATCCGATTTAGAGCAATCCAAATTGGCTGGTGGAGGCATCGGAAACCGTGCAACCACAATCGATGACGAACCTTCAGTGCAGCAGCGAGCCTTACCAACAAGTGAAAATCCCGTCGGGGATCGTTTGGCTCAGCGCGAGCCAGCGTCCGCCGGATCGGGTGCAAATCGCCCCATGGGAATTCCCAGTGCTGCGGAGAATGCAAGTTCCGCTAATCCGTCTGGCGGTCATCCCGCTCTAATGCCGCCAAGCTTGGCGAAACGGAATCAAGCTTCGCCAAGTCCCGCTCCGGCCGCACCTGAAACGAAGCGACCTGCGTCGACGCTGTCGATCCCCGCTTCCGAATTGGCCGTGCGGAAACCTGTGCAAGCTAAACCAAGCCAAAATGCGCTGACCCTGGGACTCCCTGAAGGTTCCAGCCCAACGCCAGCGGTCCCCAGCTCTCCTAGCGATATCCTACAAATGCCTGTCGCCCCCGAGGTTCCGGCACTGGAATCTCCTTCCGCGATCGGGTCGGGCGTCGCAGCGGATACCAAATCCCCAAAAGAGACGAAGTCGATTCCTGGCGCTCAGGGACAATGGATCAAGAACGGCGAACTGCCAAAAACGGCTGAAATTGTTGAGCAACGTACCCATAGCTTGCCCGTCGAAATCCCTGGACTGCGTGTCGTCGCCGAGGGGCCTGCCCAGATCATGATCCGTCAGCCGACGGAATATGTCATCCGTGTCGAGAACCGCGGAGCGATCGCAGCCCCCGGGATTGTGGTCCGAACCTCCATTCCCGACTGGATCGTCGTTCGCAACAAAGCGGCCTCGGTCGGGCAAATCGATACCGAAAGCGATGCGAAATCATCCGAACTGATGTGGCGAATTGCCAAATTGGCTCCCGGAGCGACCGAAAAATTGACTTTGCAGGTCGAAGCAAATCGCTCGGGCACCTTTGGTGTTGATGTCGACTGGACTTTGTTGCCTCAGAAACACAATCTGATGGTCAACGTCCACGAACCCAAACTGGAAATCATGATCGAGGGGCCCGACCAAGTGGTCTTCGGCCAATCGGAAACCTTTAAGGTTCGTGTCCTGAATCCTGGCAACGGCGTCGCTGCGAATGTCGTCTTCACGCTGTCGCCAAATTCGGCGACTCCGCAAACTCAAAAAGTAGGTTCGATTCCATCGGGAAAAGAAGCTCAATTCGAAGTTGAATTGACTGCTCAGGACCTAGGCGAATTGAAGATCCACGGTTTGGCGACCGGTGACCTGCAGCTGCGAAGCGAGCAAACGAAAACCATTCGCGTCGCAGCGGCTCAGCTGGAAGCGATGCTGACCGGGCCTCCATTGCGTTACCAAAATGGTGAAGCGACGTATCGGTTGCAGATTAAAAACACCGGTTTGGCTGCCAGCGAAAACGTTGCGGCTCAGCTGCGAATCCCTGCAGGCGTCGAATACCTCGATGGTCTGACCAATGCGAAATCGGCCGCCGGCATGCTTCGCTGGGAAGTCGGCAACATGGCAGCTGGCGAGAGTCGCGAGTTTACGATTCGCTGCAAACTGAATCAGACGGGAGCCCACCTGTTGGCATTCCAGTGCCAGGGGACGGCGGCTGGTAAAGCGGCCGTTTCTTTGACCACCAAGGTCGAAGCGATCGCGGACTTGGTCCTGACGATCAATGACCCGCCCGCACCAGCTCCGGTCAGTGAAGATGTGGTCTACGAACTGGTCATCCACAACCGTGGATCGAAAGCGGCTCGTGACGTTTCCGCACTGACTCACTTTAGTGACAACATCGAACCGGCACGGATCGAAGGCCAAACCGGTAAGGTCAGCACGGGGCAGGTCGTCTTCGATTCGATCCCGCAGATCAATCCAGGGCAAACGGTGAAACTGCGAATCGTCGCTCAGGCCGTCAAAGCCGGTTTGCATCGCTTCCGAGCCGAAATTAGCTCGGGGGATACGGTCCTGGTTGCTGAGGAAGCGACTCGCTACCTAAGTCCTGCGGACGAGGAAATCAGTCGTCGCAGCAGTGAATCGGTAGCTTGGTAG
- the queF gene encoding preQ(1) synthase, translated as MSDNFQEIMETFDNPRPERDYEIEIQCPEFTSVCPKTGQPDFGTLTFTYVADQKCIELKSLKLYLQRYRNEGIFYERITNRILDDFVSVVQPRQCTLISRWTPRGGISSVITVRYPESSK; from the coding sequence TTGTCTGACAACTTTCAAGAAATCATGGAAACGTTTGACAATCCACGTCCCGAGCGGGACTATGAGATTGAAATTCAGTGCCCCGAGTTTACCTCGGTTTGTCCGAAAACGGGACAGCCCGACTTCGGGACCCTGACGTTTACCTATGTCGCCGATCAGAAATGCATCGAACTGAAAAGCCTGAAGCTATACCTGCAGCGGTATCGCAACGAGGGAATTTTCTACGAGCGGATCACTAACCGGATTCTGGACGATTTCGTTTCGGTCGTCCAGCCTCGACAATGCACTTTGATCAGCCGCTGGACACCGCGAGGCGGTATCAGCAGCGTGATCACCGTACGTTACCCTGAAAGTTCCAAGTAA
- a CDS encoding radical SAM protein, which translates to MRCWFCDTPYASWNPQSESYSLDDLVQGAIDSTLQHVVLTGGEPLMFRGIERLTEKIRRVGLHLTIETAGTLAPNVVADLMSLSPKRFGSQPTIEKVEQVPHLQEIPLPTIERWQTLHESRRWKPQAIQKLIADSFDSQVKFVVDNHAEAADVEQAVSELQLAADQVWIMPQGVTAEGLEEHARWIRPWCEALGFHFCDRQQIHWYGNRPGT; encoded by the coding sequence TTGCGATGCTGGTTTTGCGATACTCCCTACGCGTCATGGAATCCGCAGAGCGAATCCTACTCGCTGGACGATCTGGTCCAAGGAGCGATCGATTCGACCCTTCAGCATGTGGTCCTAACCGGCGGTGAGCCGTTGATGTTTCGCGGAATTGAACGCCTGACGGAAAAAATCCGTCGGGTAGGTCTGCATCTGACTATCGAAACGGCTGGGACCCTTGCCCCGAATGTCGTGGCCGATTTGATGTCGCTAAGCCCGAAACGATTTGGCAGTCAGCCGACGATCGAAAAAGTCGAGCAGGTGCCGCACCTGCAGGAGATCCCCCTGCCCACGATCGAACGTTGGCAAACGCTGCATGAATCGAGGCGATGGAAACCGCAGGCGATCCAAAAACTGATCGCCGATAGTTTCGACAGCCAAGTTAAATTTGTCGTCGACAACCATGCAGAGGCCGCCGACGTCGAACAGGCCGTCAGTGAATTGCAGTTGGCGGCCGATCAGGTCTGGATCATGCCTCAAGGAGTGACGGCCGAGGGGCTAGAAGAACATGCCCGCTGGATCCGCCCATGGTGTGAAGCCTTAGGATTCCACTTCTGTGATCGGCAGCAGATTCACTGGTACGGAAATCGTCCAGGGACCTAG
- a CDS encoding 5-(carboxyamino)imidazole ribonucleotide synthase — protein sequence MLNAKTDPDSALNPKTIRPGATIGMLGGGQLGRMFFLAAKQMGYHAVVLTDSEGSPAALVADSVIVGDYTPQNLEKLASQCDVVTLEFENIPDAAVQHLAKRVPTFPPASILRIAQDRHLEKRTLAEMPLPVTPFRTVEHPGSEAGIKELSEAAAAFGFPLILKTARSGYDGKGQKKVANQEELIAAANEFGNERIVAEKMIAFEREVSVLVARNQQGETAVYPLIENQHRNHILAISHSPAAASPEIEKAAVQIAETVAKKLDLVGILCVELFEVPGEGLIINEIAPRPHNSGHLTIEGSSTSQFEQHVRAVCGLPLGDTSPRCPAAMFNLLGDLWGDDGSDPPFEQALTVPGVSLHLYGKTEARPGRKMGHLTAVGKTVEEALRRVYEAYELLVE from the coding sequence ATGCTAAATGCCAAAACCGATCCCGATTCTGCCCTCAACCCCAAAACCATTCGTCCGGGAGCCACCATCGGGATGCTTGGCGGAGGCCAACTGGGCCGCATGTTTTTCCTTGCCGCAAAGCAAATGGGCTACCACGCGGTCGTCCTAACCGACAGCGAGGGAAGTCCGGCAGCGCTGGTGGCGGACAGCGTGATCGTGGGCGACTACACCCCGCAGAACCTGGAGAAATTGGCCAGCCAGTGTGATGTGGTCACGCTTGAATTTGAAAACATCCCGGACGCCGCCGTTCAGCACCTTGCCAAACGCGTCCCCACTTTTCCGCCCGCGAGCATTCTCCGCATCGCTCAAGACCGGCACCTTGAAAAACGGACTTTGGCCGAGATGCCGCTGCCGGTCACCCCTTTCAGGACGGTCGAACACCCGGGAAGCGAAGCGGGGATCAAGGAACTGAGTGAAGCGGCCGCCGCATTTGGATTTCCCTTAATCCTCAAAACGGCTCGCAGCGGCTACGACGGAAAAGGGCAGAAGAAAGTTGCCAACCAAGAAGAATTGATCGCTGCGGCAAACGAATTTGGCAACGAACGGATTGTGGCCGAAAAAATGATCGCGTTCGAACGGGAGGTTTCCGTCCTCGTCGCTCGCAACCAGCAAGGAGAAACCGCCGTCTATCCGCTGATCGAAAACCAACACCGCAACCATATCCTGGCAATCAGCCATTCCCCTGCAGCGGCATCGCCGGAAATCGAAAAAGCAGCCGTTCAGATTGCCGAGACCGTCGCTAAGAAACTGGACTTGGTCGGAATCCTCTGTGTCGAACTGTTTGAGGTTCCCGGCGAAGGTTTGATCATCAACGAAATCGCCCCGCGTCCTCACAATTCGGGACACCTAACGATTGAAGGATCGTCGACCAGCCAATTTGAACAGCATGTGCGAGCGGTCTGCGGGTTACCGCTTGGCGATACGTCACCACGCTGCCCCGCCGCGATGTTCAATCTACTGGGCGACCTGTGGGGAGACGACGGATCCGATCCGCCATTCGAGCAGGCTCTGACAGTTCCCGGAGTTAGCCTGCACCTGTACGGCAAAACCGAAGCTCGCCCCGGACGGAAAATGGGGCATCTGACGGCGGTCGGAAAAACGGTCGAAGAAGCGCTGCGTAGGGTTTATGAGGCGTATGAGCTGTTAGTGGAGTAG
- the purE gene encoding 5-(carboxyamino)imidazole ribonucleotide mutase, protein MSNVQQLGPVVGVIMGSRNDWETMKPAVEILQSLQIPCESRVVSAHRTPVEMMQYASSAAERGLKVIIAGAGGAAHLPGMVASETILPVIGVPVQSRALQGLDSLLSIAQMPGGIPVATMSIGTSGAKNGALLAARILALHDSELASRLQAFIQKQHDDVIASAELPTSC, encoded by the coding sequence ATGTCAAATGTCCAGCAACTTGGTCCCGTCGTTGGCGTCATCATGGGCAGCCGAAACGACTGGGAAACCATGAAGCCCGCGGTCGAGATTTTACAGTCGCTGCAGATCCCCTGCGAGAGTCGCGTCGTTTCGGCGCATCGGACTCCGGTTGAAATGATGCAGTACGCAAGTTCCGCCGCCGAACGTGGCCTGAAGGTGATCATCGCCGGAGCGGGCGGCGCGGCCCATCTGCCGGGAATGGTCGCTTCGGAAACCATCCTCCCGGTGATCGGCGTTCCAGTCCAAAGCCGAGCCTTGCAGGGACTGGATTCCCTTCTTTCGATCGCTCAGATGCCTGGCGGGATTCCGGTCGCCACCATGTCGATAGGAACTTCAGGGGCAAAAAACGGGGCCCTGCTGGCAGCTCGAATCCTCGCTTTGCATGACAGTGAACTTGCCTCCCGTCTTCAGGCGTTCATCCAAAAACAGCACGACGACGTTATCGCCTCTGCGGAGCTTCCCACCTCATGCTAA
- a CDS encoding rhomboid family intramembrane serine protease produces the protein MGLYDRDYSRYEPSQGGSLGSSLGLSGRSMTTILIVVNVAAFVLNALLKGTTELPSGQVVRVSFLFDLMSVHSDTLTKPWMWWQFLTYGFAHDDRNLMHLGGNMLVLFFFGNTVERQLGRMEFLRFYLVAIFLGGLFWGTRAFLTGLSPDIPLLGASGGVQAVTVLFAFLFPHATILLFFVLPVKAWIAAVGFAILNVMGAVGGTGGTAYDVHLVGMAFAAFYHLQGIQLGKWTPASLLGQGNSRPRRGPKLRLHDPDKKRRNDDAEADRILEKIHREGESKLSRGERKFMEKYSQRKRAERGD, from the coding sequence ATGGGTTTGTACGATCGCGATTATTCTCGTTATGAACCGTCTCAGGGGGGCTCCCTTGGGTCGTCGCTGGGGCTGTCCGGGCGTTCGATGACCACGATCTTGATCGTGGTGAATGTCGCTGCCTTTGTGCTGAATGCCCTGTTGAAAGGAACGACCGAACTCCCCTCGGGGCAGGTTGTTCGGGTCTCTTTTCTATTCGATTTGATGTCGGTCCATTCTGACACCCTGACGAAACCATGGATGTGGTGGCAATTCTTGACCTATGGATTTGCCCATGATGATCGAAATTTGATGCATCTTGGGGGGAATATGCTTGTCCTATTCTTCTTTGGAAATACGGTAGAGCGGCAACTGGGACGGATGGAATTCTTGCGGTTCTACCTCGTTGCGATCTTTTTGGGTGGCCTGTTTTGGGGGACTCGAGCCTTTTTGACAGGGTTGTCGCCAGACATCCCGTTGCTGGGAGCCTCAGGAGGCGTCCAAGCGGTCACCGTGTTGTTTGCGTTCCTCTTCCCACATGCAACGATCCTGTTGTTCTTCGTTTTGCCGGTGAAGGCCTGGATCGCAGCGGTCGGTTTCGCGATCCTGAATGTCATGGGAGCGGTTGGCGGGACGGGCGGAACCGCCTACGACGTCCACCTTGTTGGGATGGCGTTTGCCGCTTTTTATCATCTGCAAGGAATCCAGCTGGGAAAATGGACCCCCGCGTCTTTGTTGGGCCAAGGAAATTCAAGGCCGCGACGTGGCCCGAAGTTGCGATTGCACGATCCCGATAAGAAAAGGCGTAATGATGACGCCGAAGCGGACCGGATCCTAGAAAAAATCCATCGCGAGGGCGAAAGCAAACTCTCCCGAGGTGAACGGAAATTTATGGAGAAATACAGTCAACGGAAGCGGGCTGAACGGGGTGATTAG
- a CDS encoding peroxiredoxin family protein, whose product MRQLCVVLAVAVGFVLSGSATVATAAGPNPPKVGQKTPGFELPQMGSDKTLQLSDWQGDGPVVVVVLRGYPESQCPACSRQVGDLVRHAKTFKDMNAKVVFVYPGQPSLLEKHAEDFLGEQVLPEPFIMVRDPGMKMIDAWGLRWDASRETSYPSTFVLTEDGKVAWSKTSETHGGRATSDEVLAAVKRSR is encoded by the coding sequence ATGCGTCAATTGTGTGTTGTTTTAGCTGTGGCCGTTGGTTTTGTACTGAGTGGTTCGGCTACGGTGGCGACTGCCGCTGGCCCGAATCCACCGAAGGTCGGCCAGAAAACGCCCGGGTTCGAATTGCCACAGATGGGTAGCGATAAAACGTTGCAGTTAAGCGATTGGCAGGGAGACGGACCGGTTGTGGTCGTGGTACTACGCGGCTATCCAGAATCCCAATGCCCCGCCTGCAGTCGCCAAGTCGGTGATCTGGTTCGCCACGCGAAAACGTTTAAGGACATGAACGCAAAGGTTGTATTCGTTTATCCCGGCCAACCAAGTTTGTTGGAAAAACATGCCGAAGATTTCTTGGGTGAGCAAGTCCTGCCAGAACCCTTTATCATGGTCCGTGATCCGGGCATGAAAATGATCGATGCATGGGGTTTGCGCTGGGACGCGTCTCGCGAAACCTCTTACCCTTCGACTTTTGTCCTGACCGAAGACGGAAAAGTGGCTTGGAGTAAAACGAGTGAGACCCATGGTGGTCGCGCCACTTCGGACGAAGTTCTTGCGGCAGTTAAGCGGAGTCGTTAA
- a CDS encoding shikimate dehydrogenase family protein, with protein MPHSTTQPIACVLGHPIAGNPSQFAIERALASDESDWRFLSLDVAAENLEDAIRGAKALGFRGLLVADPHQQAASAYCDQLSPHAESTGLVDTISRTAEGALEGHCFLSQAIADAIAGPFPEPERPVPLTIGVLGDCPTVLAALRPILQSESVRCRVQPVASAIYEDMPNVESVESIEELIDESIHILIRGVSNGKPASVPARLLDRVGAPALVIDMAESTSTSPFARDAQQRNLSAITRLDLMIGQTVSALQCWTGRVPDAQIVREAFEEYLEI; from the coding sequence GTGCCTCATTCAACGACACAGCCAATCGCATGTGTTCTAGGTCATCCGATCGCCGGGAACCCATCCCAATTTGCGATTGAACGTGCCTTGGCGAGCGATGAATCGGATTGGCGGTTCCTCTCTTTAGACGTCGCCGCAGAAAATCTGGAAGATGCCATCCGCGGTGCTAAGGCGCTTGGGTTTCGCGGCCTATTGGTCGCCGATCCACATCAACAGGCAGCCTCCGCCTACTGCGACCAATTATCCCCCCATGCCGAGAGCACCGGGTTGGTCGACACGATTTCCCGGACCGCTGAAGGGGCGTTAGAGGGGCACTGTTTTCTGTCTCAGGCGATTGCCGATGCGATCGCTGGTCCTTTCCCCGAACCGGAACGTCCTGTCCCGCTGACGATTGGTGTGCTGGGTGATTGTCCGACCGTCCTGGCTGCCCTCCGGCCGATCTTGCAATCGGAATCGGTTCGTTGCCGAGTCCAACCGGTGGCCAGTGCGATCTATGAAGACATGCCAAACGTCGAATCGGTCGAGAGCATCGAAGAACTGATCGATGAATCGATTCACATTCTCATCCGAGGTGTGTCGAATGGAAAACCAGCTTCGGTCCCCGCACGGTTGCTCGACCGGGTCGGAGCCCCAGCGTTGGTAATCGACATGGCAGAATCGACCAGCACGTCACCATTCGCCCGCGACGCGCAACAGCGAAACCTTTCGGCGATTACCCGGCTGGACCTCATGATTGGCCAGACCGTCAGTGCGTTGCAGTGCTGGACGGGAAGAGTCCCCGATGCGCAGATCGTCCGCGAAGCTTTTGAAGAATACCTCGAAATCTAA